The DNA sequence aagaatccgctcaacagcactcaatgctggtatcgtcacatttttaaaatttcagtatcgacttggtaAAAGTGCTCTGTACTGTTGACAACCCTAGAACGTAGTAGTATGTATGCTGCTATGGTAGTACTTGAACCACAGATTTGACCAAGGGCAAAATAAATGAGGTGAAGCATTAAGAAAAAACActaccgattttttttttttttttttttttttttttttaatgtttttgaaaaatgtctcttatgctaaaatattttctttgatgttttgatcaaaaatacagttaaaacagtaatattgtgaaatattattacaatttacatgGCCCCAGTGTTACTGGCCCCAAattttcttgtatttatttgtcagtttgtaaaatgatttatttatactttttttaaactattataTCAATAATTgttgtctttattttatttttaaatggcaCTCCTAGTCCTCCATTAAAACGGGTCATTTGTTCTCAAATTTTTACCAAGTTTAcgcaagaaaaacaaacatttcatttGGATTGGAAAGAAGTCACAAAGACTACGTCTACATTATTGTGGATACATTTGAACGTGCAGTTTTAAAACGGTAAATTCACCTTACTGCGCATGCGTGTAAGCTCACTGAGATGATACAGATGAAACAAACAATCAAGTTCTCACGCTATTCTTCTGGCAGGatcattttatttagcaaaatatcTCCCCATTCATTGATGCATTCAGTTCGCACTCAATCACCATTATATATTTGGTCTAAAACGCACCTGCCCTCATGTTTTGCCGCAGGACACCAATTGTGAGTAAATTTTTTTCATCTTTGCAGGACTGTGATATGAAAAGTGTACGAAGTAACATATCTTTAGCAACAATGTGAAAGTGAATAGCATATAACAGGCACAATACTGGGTATAAACACATATCTATCGGTACAATATGCGTCACATGGCTAAACGTGTCATCGTTTTTGAACGCTTCCGTTTTCACAGTCCACACTACAATGCGAAAACAATGTCTTCAAATTTATCCACTAGAGTATCTTCAAAAAGCTCAGTTTTCGTAGGACAAAAACATGTCTCAGTGTGGACGGAAGGCCAGAAAAGAtacgttttcaaactaaaaagtATTAGTGTGGACAAGACCAAAGTTTGTCTGTGGAACTGAATTTACCTCCTCAGGGAAAAACTAACAAATAAGAGAGCATTGTCATTCAAATAGAATATTAGAGGAGGTGAATGATTCTTGGCTGTCTATCTGTCACAGGCTCAGTGAGACTGGAGCTCCATGAGTTTAGAGGTTGACCAACTCTGGAAACCAGATGGAAGTTTCTAGAAAGAGAATGAGATGAGAGCTCCAGAGCAAACAAAGACAGCTTTGGcttgtttattttgattgtcTGAGAAAACCTCCTACTTTGCGAACGAAACCCTGAAAGCTTTCTCCCTTCTGTCGGCTTGGTGCTCGAGACCTTACTGTGAAAaacaagaggaggagggagtgaggagaatgtgtgtgtCTTCTGCTGGCAGAGTCATGAGGATGCCAGAGCAAGGAGAAGCTGATGAATGGGTACACAGGTTAATGGCCCTGCTCTCCTCTCTAGGGTTTCCCATAATGCCTTTACATGGAAGTCTTTATGGGCACGGGGGCGCTGCCAGATATTTGGTCTGGTTGCTAACAGCAACTCAGTCATGTGCTGAAATATACAGTGTCTCTCTGTTGTTCTAGGCTGAAACACTATAAAATGTTGTAATGAGGATCTGACTGTAAGCTTGAAGGTTGACGGCTGACTTTCAAATGCTAAAAAGCAAGAATTTAGGAGCCAAAATGGATAAAATCGATGGGTATTTGATAgggctgtgatctcatgtgagtgacaggttgtcctgccctcgcgctagtaaacacatcatcagagaagagatgttgccaCAAGAGGGAgggcaagttttttttaattaaaaattataagggctcttgaattatttatttattttttttaaataattatgtgcACGGACAAATCGTTTATAATATACAGTGAggtattccataaaaaataagagttgtccattttgattttgtggtgactttaataatcatgattattttattttattaaaaaaaaaaattgggattATTAATcacaattgttttcatttgagaaatttctttttataatttcttttataattagtagagatgcaccgataccaaaTTTCTCCACCCATAcaatagccgattattcagaatatcTACCGATAATTTgattttcttaagaaaaaaaatctctcccaaacaatgctgcaaactatacaggaaaccctctcatttggtacattactataatattaaaggttaaaattaacaacagagcccaaactattatattaaactgctatttattttcagatgtaataattaatcaaataaaaactgaaatgtttgtgtaTGCAACTCAGttgcacataaggtagttttcataagcacttgtcttcatggcagatttattcaaacatacatatataattaacagtaaataagctcctctttAGTGAAGCTCCTCTCTAACGAACTGTGAACACTGGATAACTTTCCTAAGGTAAATGCTACGTTAAttgacattgttcacaagccattttactgacatctttccgcggttgaaacacagattaagtgattacatgagacatgattcatttcaaTAAGTTGTACTATATTTTCAACATACCgtttgatgttcatgcatgttttttcatGCTATAACTTGTATTAAAGTGGAAGAAAAGACGCTTGAattgaggcgctacagcgatctgtcgtcacatttaagagtgccatttattgtttgaattttgtgattaaaatggacagaatttgaaatctgagacttcaGAGGGTCAAATAGAGCTTTTATGCCGCTATTTCTTAAACTGTTAATGCTCCATTGTTGCTTTAACTTGTcctaaattcaacacaagaaaGATTTTCTTCACATGCAGTATGAGCATGTTTTTCCGCCCTGTTTTGATTGataggatataatcggccctgatctttggctgtttttaaacaatcggtcAATAGCCAATAGTGAAAATACTTTCTTTTATACTGATTCAAATTACTGGCAGAtacatcagtgcatctctaataaTTAGAATTGTTGCACTTTCCTGTaagcacaaattaagaaaacattaaagggataattcacccaaaaatgaaaattctgtcatcatttattcaccctcaggTTATGATGAgcaaatgatggcagaattttcatttctgggtgaactatccctttaacccatATGCAAGGATATTTTACCTTATCATTCTACATTATGAAAGCTAAAACAATGAAATTTCTAATGCTAATTACAATATTTCCAaattatttcaatgtttttaaatattaaaacaagtaTTGTAGCACAGAAGTGTATTTACTACAATCACAAACAGTATAACTGAGATTCATGTTTGGATATATCACAAATAACGCAGATGATTATGCTTAAATAATCGAGAGAAGAAGAAATCGTGGTCACAATTCATAtatgattaatcatgcagccctagtaTTTGATGCCATACAAGTCTCCAACTCAAAGAGTTTAGTATTTGTAGTTATAATGTAACATTATGTCTTAAGGAGTGGCACAATGTAACGATGACTGCATGTTTTTCTTCTCAGGATGTGAAGATCTTCCGGGCGCTGATCCTGGGAGAACTGGAGAGAGGGCAGAGCCAGTACCAGGCGCTCTGCTTCATCACGAGACTCAACCACAATGAGATCATCCCCAGCGAGTCCATGGCCAGACTGCGACAGGTCAGTCTGCTGCTCTCAGGCTCCCTTGGTGGCTGATGACGGGGCAAGGAGAAGTCATTGGGGTGGAAAGGTTGGGAGTGGGAGCAGATCCGGGGTGTTAGAGTTGAGCTCATGGGTTAACTGTGTTGCGTAGGAGTGTGATGTTTTAAATTTAAGATCTCAGAGGAAAAGGGCTGTAAAAGGCCTTTGATGAGTAGTTCCTGGGAGGGCGGCCAAGGTCctaaatgtgtgaaaatgaaaGGTGCGATAAAAGACTGTAAACATCTAGCTTTAAAGAATGACAGAAGTAATActaaaaatctttgttttatattttgcagAAAAATCCCCAGGCCATCCGCACAGCGGAAGAGAAGAGAAGCACAGAGATGCTGAGCATGAACGTAGCGGTCAATTTGACACGAACGTGGCAGCTGAGTGCCCACATCCACAACATGTGCAGTGTGGCCCGGGAGGCCGTGTACACGCGTGAGGCTGATGTCAGACACTGGCTGGACAGAGGCAAGCATGCTCACTGCGATCCCTTAATTACACCCTACCAAACCCAGCACACTTAAATATAACGCTGACATTGTGTTCTTCACATCTTAACCCTCTAAAGCCtgatgggtaacactttacaataaggttcattagttaaacattagttaatgtattaactaacatgaactaaccatgagcaatacatttgttactgtatttgttaatctttgttaacgttagttaataaaatccAGCTaattcatagtttgttcatgttagttcacagtgcactaactaatgttgacaaatacaactcttgattttaataatgtattagtaaatgttgaaattaacaacagattaataaatgctgtagaattgcagttcattattagttcatgttaactaatgttaattaatgaaccttattgtaaattgttactgcATTTCACTTGAACTGCATATTGtacctttagacaaaatatgtaaaaataattataataaaaatttgcATACTGTAGATCATGTTCATTGACACATGAGGCTTTAATGGTGAAATACTGATCCCAACAAAAAtgtatggtaacactttacaatggtcctattagttaacattagttagtgcattaattaacattagctaacaataaacatttataataataataataataataatgcattttatttaacgCCGCCTTTCATTATACCCAAGGTCACCTTACAAGCAATCaaaatagtaatataataaggaatttaaaaattaataaacaagtaaactaaataacaataaacaaatcCCATTAGcatcacagtgtgtgtgtgtatatatatatatatatatatatatatatataatatacatacactgatatttatatatgtatttatacaacagttctttctggttctcatGACTGAGAGCCATGCAAAATTTTCCCAGTATCAGTACTGGTACCGTTTCACTGTTTTAATCACTCCGCTTGCGCCGTCTGTCATGGCGGtcgagcaaatccaccatattttttataaatactactgTTGTTATGTCACGAAATGAAGTTTAAAGAGTTTTATTTAGATGAGAATGTAGTTAattagacctcaaatatgtgactTATATGTGACtgtgggaaatccccttaacttttaaaaggacaaagatatcACTTttctcagcggacattcaaactgatttttttataatggatataaaaTGATTGACATTGATCTGAAGAATGTATGCtatatcagatgcaggtaatacactcatttagtcgatctctctctcataataccataatactctacataatacaatagGCTTCAATGAAGCGATTCaacgttccttcgttactagttctaaagtggcgttttagaattagtaatggaggcttgggctcaatTGTTAAACcatcaacttgagatttgagtCCATGGCGGgaggaagtagttctgcacaaaagagagTTTTAAAGGCACTCCGTTGTTGTTATTTATTCACACATTTGTGCTGTCGAACTGTTGtatgcaatatcacacttgtaGCCATCCGATATGGCAGGCTGTGATTGCTTACGGCACTTGGCCGCTcatatacagccatatcacacatctacttgtgtgatattgctcatatatatacTTTTCTGCATCAAATGTGAAAATTATGGGGGAGAAGGATCTGTagtaaatctaatttaatgtaGTTAGACCTAGTACAGATGCATTACTGTTTTAACTGGAACACATCACTGTAACACCTCACTGACCTACATTGCTTGAAGCGTAATGATCGTTacctataataaattatttttccgATTCTTCAGGCGTCGAGGGTTCCATGTTCGAGCCTCAAGCAGTGGAGGTGCCAAGTCTGCAGAGCTGCGGGACAGTGAAGGACCTGTGGCAGCCTTGCTCCTGTAGCTACAATCTCAGACTGGAATGGTACCCCTGCCTGCTGAAGTACTGTCGCAACAGGGACGTCTCCGGCAGGGGCAACCCGTATAAATGTGGCATCAAAAGCTGCAGCAAAGGCTACCAGTTTACTTACTATGTACCGCACAAACAGCTGTGTCTGTGGGAGGAAGAGACCTAGAACCACATATGCTTctacaaaaacatatttaatgtgACCTTTACCAGAGGTTTCGTTCACCTCCGAGCCTTTAGACTCGTGCCTTCTGCACAGAAGAAGTTATGCTGGATGGGTGTGGATGGAGTGTGATTTGAGCTAATTTTGTTTTTCCAGAGCAGTTGGCCACATCTTTGAGCTGTCGACTGTGCATTTAAGCTGGTCAGTAGTTTTAAAGCTCTTACCAGCACTGTGGAATGAGTATCTTTTGAGTCTTGACATACAGACCCAAGTGAGCAACCTGTGAATTAGTCAGAATATAACAAGATGTCATCTTAAAATTAGCTGGATCTCATCaggttgccttttttttttttttttttttttttcctgaagctggtattatttattttgcagtggGAAATGATTGAAAACACTTAAGCACAGCGCACATGTTCAGAGAAAATgcctttttctctcttttttaaagatttttttttttctgtattctgACTGTTAGATTTAAAGCACTGCATTAAGTTAATGGTGGACATAGACATGCTTTGATCAATGTTGGTACAGGACAAAAAATGGTACAGAGTCATTCTCCAAATGATTCAAACAGATTCAATCATGTGAATTTTCTCACCTCAAGTCTTAATGCGAGCAACAATTTTGGATTCTTTGGGGGTGTGTTTCATCTTCATAAGGATGGACTTGTCTTTATCGCATTGCACAACAGTATCATTTAAGGTCCAGTTGGATCAATTTTAACTTATAGTTTGAAGTATGGACATAAGTTGGGAGCAGTCAATGCTGCAAAAGTAACATGGGAAACCAAAGTAATGTATGTTCTGAAAACAGAGGGAGAGAAAGTGAGAAAACAGACTGATGAAATCCTGCTTAGATTGTTGCTACTGTGCATCCAACACTGCCATCTTCTGGTTATGGAACATTACTGTCACTCAGGCGCCTCCTATCAATATGACCTCAGTACATCAACAGAGCTGTGAAACCATTACAAATGTGGGTTCACATCCTTTTGTGTGGTATCAAATGTCCTTGAAGATTTCACTGCTTCAGAAGTCACTTAAATATTCAATAGGACCAAATCCACAGACTAAGCTCTAATCATGAAGAAGAGAAACAGTTATTGTTTCACATTTCACTACATTTACCTTCAACTTACCACTCTTACCATGCGAATGTTCACTTTTAACATACACGTTTGACTTGGTTGTAGTTCATTGTACTAAAATGTTTAtactgatttatttaattttgttttgtttcaaagaGTTAAAGTGTTATGTTAAAAGTGTTGTTTGAGATTACACCTCCTAAACCGACAGCTTTTGTCTGGGATACAAGTGCCTTGGTGATTCAGTGTTTACTGATTCTTTTTGAGGATAAAGCTGTTATGAATAAAGTATCAAAACTATTTTCCTATGAAAATGAATATGAACATAATATgaagtaattttaaataaaagctcCTTCAGCAAAGTGTCATATAACCTGTCACTTTTTACTGTTAGAGAAGCAAAATTGTTACACATAATTCAGCCAAAcagttataatattaattatatttcacaatattgctgtttctactgtatttttaaacaacaaacaaaaaatgtagccttggtgagcataaaaaaaatcatcttaccAATTTTTTAACGGTAGGTAGTGTACTTGAATCAAGATTTCTTAACATTTATGTGGTATTATTGTTTCAGTTTAATGATTAAGCGTTATTTAATGAGATAGTGTTATTGAATAAATTGTTATTCACTTGTTCACTGACACGATGAAATGAACTGCCATATAGATTAAAACGATTgttttaaaccttttaagtaaaaaaaaaaaaaaaataattataatggcTGTTTTTCTGATGCCACAGACGTTTGTACAGTCTTTATTACTTGCTACTTTGCTCAACTAGCCTATAgatttaaaagtaaatatatatattagataatttgtcagttttgtttggttttactTAGAGTTCAGCATATTTCCTGATTTAGAGTTAATTATTATGCACTCGTTACTAGTactatataggctattataatttttaatgtttgtttttgcagaTTTAGCGACATTTTGTAGTCCCCTTGAAAATAACGGAGGCCCTCTTGTATTTTAAGGTCAAGGTAACCATAGTTACCGCCGAAATCTACTTTCAAGTTCATTGTTATTATAATCAAACTGTGGAAATTTGGTATCAGCCACGTTATAaaaatgctgctgctgctgctgctgtacgcGACGACGTTTTGTTTCGGGTGGTGGGGTTGAACCTGAACTGACAAGGAGGTTTCCGTCGTCAACGGCTCTGGTTGTGAGGGACGCTTTCTCTTTCGCGTTCCGTACCAACAGAGGTCGCCCTGCTGTAAGGATGTGTCTTCCTCTTTGTTGTCATCCTCGCTGTTGTCCACTTGCTGAGTGACTGGGTGTCTGAAATGTGGCTTTTGTTTGTGTGGTGATTTGCGTACCATCTCCAAGACGATGCCGGAGCTGAACACTGAGATCCCTCAAGGCCTCGTGTCGGGTCCATTGCTGCTCTTCTGTACGTGATGCTGAAGCGGGAGGCACGGAGGAAGACAGCATCCATGCTGAGCACTCAATAACTGTCCGGCCTGTCAATGAACATGCTATTGAGGTGACTATTTTAAGAGGTATATTCATTTTTCCTTATTTAAGAATAGATTTAAGTTAATGGCTACACGTTTAACCTGCTCGTCTTAATTTAATTAACCTCAACCAACCCACAGCTCAGAAGATTAGCTTAAGACTGGATCCGTCAGTATCTGCGAGCCAAGAATCTTAAGATATCTATAGGCTATGTGATTAttccattttatatttattaactctatttattaattcattcattttacatttgaaaaCTGCATTTACATTGCAAATTTCTATTTTATGAACTGACTTTTTGGTACCATAACTGTAGGGATGGGAATAGTAAGGAATTTAACTGTTCTTTTAACGATTCTTCTAACGATTCTTCTAATAcgtttgaggaaaacatttgaaaataagTCTGTTGCTAAATGGTCCTATAATTTTATATTCCAACACAACAGATAAGGGGAGACCGGGGAGTGTTGTAACACTGTAAGTTCAACAAGTTAGAAAAGAGCTGTGGTGATGTCATCATACACTCCCATCAGCTTTTTGAGCTTACATGAGAAGTGCAATGTGACTGTGAGCAATATTGTAGATTTTATTAccaaaaaacctttttttcagGAAGgaaagtaacatttttttaatcaagattatttttttattttttttttgcctagcAATCATTGTATTATAGAAGatacaattgttttatttacataacCTAAAGTAGCCGTTTCTCtaatttaatttgatgtttTGCATTCATGCTAACTTCAAAACCACATGCTAAAACAGTTAGCAATGTTATGGCTGTTTGGGGTAGGGATAGTTGTAacagttcattaaaaatgttacaactAACCCCTTATGATGATTCCAACTAACAAAGTATAACTtaactttaactttattttccattttgtttgtctttgaCACTGGTGTCATACATATAAGTACTTCCACACGAGTGCTTAACCACACAACACACATTAACAAcacaaatgttatatatatatatatatatatatatatatcaggtaTCAGTCACATCCTCCGTTAAGGCAAAGTCACGTAAGTTTTTGCACATCAAGGGATTTATgtggaaaatgtgttttcttcgTAGTTTATGTCTTATTATCAGATAACATTATCCACCTTAATTGAGTGCATGGgttttttgtgcacatttttagaatttatgcgcatcttggcatttccatccagcggTTTTATGTGATATcgcaaaatttacataaaaataggtggatggcaACATAGCCATGAATGTGACAGGAATACAGTAagcgcacaaacacacagcatttgcttttgttctaaatttaaatttaaactttaaattgtTTACTTTATTCAAAACTGTTATTCTTTGTTCTTCAATAAAGTTCTTGCATAAATACATAGTGTGGATCTTATTTCAGCAAATCAGCTCTTATTGTTACATCTATCCTCAGCTAGTGTTACAACTCACCCCAGTAGTGGGGAAGGTTGTAACAACAGAACTCTTTGTAGTTGACATTAACTCGCATAATCTGTGATTGTGTAGTACACGTCCAAGTGACTTTTATTTGTAGCAGACAAATGTGGCTACTGTGTATAAAAGTTTGAGAGATCTATAGAGCAAACAACCACTGATGCTCAAACAAAAAGTGTTACTACCATCCCTGGTCTCCCCACTCTAAGAaatcagaaatacattttattttacttttttatttagaagTGAAAAAAATGCAGTGTAATATTCATTCCTAATTaccatataaaaataaaacaaaaaacaaaattggtaacatatttcattaattcttttattttgatttatctatttttatgtttttgattcactaaaagcaAAAAGCACATatgattaaatgaaaatgaaaatctttAATTTTGCCTGGAGCAAGGAtcaatttttaaattcatttttaattaaaaaaatactctatctattttattcattttttattgtatttttttcttgaacCTGTTACGAATAAGAATACAGGCACGTTCACACCAATGCTGATAACGGTAATGATACGTTATAGTCTATCATAGATATAGTTGTAAGaattgttctaaatataaaagaatagcagagtccacaccacaactataacgataacatcACTGAGGaacaatattgttggaatcactttcagaacaattttttttccagccGATGAACAAcgaaacattgacagccaatcagaatccatcctgctttaagagcttgagcatttaaagtggcagatgacaaaactgcagtgtGCGCTTAGAATAAAAGGAACGTTATCGTgcattggtgtggatgctaatatagttatcgttcttggtgtgaacgggccttaagaaCTCTTTCTCAAATCTTCATACATATCAATATCCTGATAAAATAACCTAATATTGACATAGTTCAACAGGTTCACATCCGAGGTTTGGACAAAATTAGGATAAAGAGCTGTGGATAAGGTTGCCACAGTTACTTTTGTTCTAGTTTTGACACACCCAGATACAAGCCAGA is a window from the Ctenopharyngodon idella isolate HZGC_01 chromosome 15, HZGC01, whole genome shotgun sequence genome containing:
- the oafa gene encoding out at first protein homolog — translated: MFARWISPGSVRLTVLVWLLTLSVTLGSASELKVRVRLADGQITDELLEADSEKDSITVEFKQGDGTLITFVADFKQDVKIFRALILGELERGQSQYQALCFITRLNHNEIIPSESMARLRQKNPQAIRTAEEKRSTEMLSMNVAVNLTRTWQLSAHIHNMCSVAREAVYTREADVRHWLDRGVEGSMFEPQAVEVPSLQSCGTVKDLWQPCSCSYNLRLEWYPCLLKYCRNRDVSGRGNPYKCGIKSCSKGYQFTYYVPHKQLCLWEEET